One Littorina saxatilis isolate snail1 linkage group LG14, US_GU_Lsax_2.0, whole genome shotgun sequence genomic region harbors:
- the LOC138946949 gene encoding von Willebrand factor D and EGF domain-containing protein-like, producing MSALFILATGWTLVGAVDVMQTEIYNRYEKGVVTEDTVLQSPAVSTSHCAILCQQQDGCEGFTFEGQGCRGHRIEWTSSATGQSTNGDRLFVNENAGPCSNSNYNVIDDVRKDVNNSDEGLCDDDLTPGWYRFLLNGTDAVIPTYCVPKAQCGTHAAYWLDLQGGELPAVGHETAARACGHWTNGCCAPDKQKPLTVRNCGAFYLYNLEPTPRCFDAYCVERMKLI from the exons ATGTCCGCTCTCTTCATTCTTGCTACCGGATGGACCCTAGTGGGTGCGGTAGACGTCATGCAGACTGAGATCTACAACCGCTACGAGAAGGGCGTGGTCACTGAAGACACTGTTCTCCAGAGTCCAGCTGTCAGCACCAGTCACTGCGCTATTCTCTGTCAGCAGCAAGATGGCTGCGAGGGCTTCACCTTTGAAGGGCAGGGTTGCAGAGGTCATCGTATCGAGTGGACATCAAGCGCTACTGGTCAGTCAACAAATGGTGATCGACTCTTCGTAAACGAAAATGCTG GTCCATGTTCAAACTCAAACTACAACGTAATAGATGACGTCAGGAAAGACGTCAACAATAGTGACGAAGGGCTGTGTGACGATGACCTCACTCCAGGCTGGTATCGCTTCCTGCTCAACGGTACTGACGCCGTCATACCCACATACTGCGTTCCT AAGGCGCAGTGTGGTACCCACGCTGCGTACTGGCTTGACCTGCAGGGCGGGGAGCTGCCGGCAGTGGGGCATGAGACAGCTGCACGTGCATGTGGTCACTGGACTAATGGATGCTGCGCCCCTGATAAACAGAAGCCCCTCACTGTCCGCAATTGTGGCGCCTTCTATCTCTATAATCTGGAACCCACACCTCGCTGTTTTGATGCGTACTGTGTCGAACGAATGAAGTTAATCTGA